A window of Devosia chinhatensis genomic DNA:
GATGGTCCGCTGTTCCGCGTCAGACACGGGCCCGTCTTCATGGCGCATGCCGAGCCCGACCACCCCCAGGACACGTTGCCCGGATTGAACCGGCAGGAACAGATAGGACACTTGCGGCAAGGTTCCGGTGAGGAAGCCGGCGGCTTCGCGTTTTTCCAAAGCCCAGCGGGCGGCGGTCATGGCCGCATCATTTAGGTTCTGGTCTGGTGGCCAGGCCGTCATGAGGGTGAGTTCGCCGCCGTCGTCGCTTGCCAGCACCACCGCCGGACGCCCCAGGGCGCCGTGCAGGTGGCTGGCCATGGTGTCGAGCACCTGGTCCTGTCCGAAAGCAGCCGACATCTTGCGGGCGAAGTCGAGCAGCGCCTGCGCCTGCCGGGCCCGCTGGCTGGTACGATCCATGCTGAGGCGCAGTCGTGCGGCCAGCTGGCCCGAAACCAGCGCGACCGCCACGAAGATGGCAAGGGACAAGACCTCTTCGGGCTGGGCAATTGTCAGGCGTCCCGTCGGGTCGATGAAGAAGAAGTTGTATGCGAGGAAGGAGAGGAGAGATGCTAACAGCGCTGAGAAACGACCGGCCAGCATGGCCGACAACAGCACTGCCGCCAGGTACATCATGGACAGGTTCTGCAGGGCAATGATCGCCGAAAGACCAAGGCCCAAAAGCGTAGTCGCGCTGACGGCGAGCACGGGCAATCCCAAGGTCAGCGTCCATTCCGGCAAGGTTCGCCTGCGGACCGCCCGAACCGGCGCGCGTGCACCCTGTCCGGACACGACATGTACGCCGATTTCGCCGGCTTGACGCAGCAGGGCATCCGGCAGCGACCGGCGCCAGAATGCATTCTTCCTGTTCTGACCGATGACGATCTGGGTAAAGTTCCCGCGGCGGGCCAGGCGAAGGATCGCCTTTACATAATCCGAGGCTGTTTCCCGGCGGATTTCTGCGCCGAAGCGCTCGGCCTGGCGCAGCGTCGCCTCAAGCCTGTCGATCGCCTCCTGGTGGGGTGCAAGGCGGTGCGGATGGCTCAGGGACAAAACTGTCCAGCGAGCGTTGAGGCCCGAGGCTAGCCGGCTGGCGTCTCGGATCAGGCGTTCGGACATGTCGTCGTAGCCGACGCAGACCAGCAGGCGCTCGCCAGTGGCCCAGGGGCCCTCTATGGCGCCCTGGCGCAGAAAATCGACCATCTGGTCATCGACCCGGTCGGCGGCGCGGCGCAGACTGAGCTCGCGCAGGGCGGTGAGGGTCGCGGGCTTGAAAAACCCATCCAGGGCTCGCTCGGCATTGTCGGGCAGGTAGACCTTGCCTGCCTTGAGGCGCTCGATCAGTTCCGCCGGCGGCAGATCGACCAGAACGACTTCATCGGCCTTTTTGAGCACCACATCGGGCACAGTTTCCCGAACAGGAATGCCGGTAATGTGCCCAACCAGCTCCGAGAGGCTCTCCACATGCTGGATATTGAGTGCTGTCCAGACGTCGATGCCTGCATCGATCAGTTCGGCGATGTCCTGGTAGCGCTTGGGATGGCGCGCAGAGGGCGAATTGGTGTGGGCCAGCTCATCGACAATGAGCAATTGCGGACGGCGCAGCAGCGCGGCGTCCAGATCGAATTCGCCATAGGGTCGTGCGCCCTCGACCCGAGGTAAAGTCTCAAGGCCTTCGGCGAGGACTGCGGTTTCGTTTCGACCATGAGTTTCAGCCAGGCCGACGACGACGTCTGTTCCATTGGCGGCCAAGGCGTTGGCGCGTTCGAGCATGGCATAGGTCTTGCCGACCCCAGGCGCCATGCCCAGAAAAATCGTCAGCTTGCCGCGCCTCTCGCGCGCGGCAAGCTGGAGGAGGGCGGCAGGATCAGGCCGTCTCTCATCGTCAAGGCGGTCCATTTTACCTCGCCACTTGCGTCAAGCCATCGAGCGCCAGATTGAGCGCGAGGACATTGACACGGTATTCCCCGAATATACCCAGCGCCGGTGCTTCCGTCATGTCGCTGACAAGCCTGGCAATCGCTGCACGGTCCACGCCGCGGGCCGTGGCGATGCGATCCATCTGGCTGCGGGCATTTTCCGGCGATATATGCGGGTCGAGGCCTGAGCCGGACGTGGTGACGGCATCTGCCGGCACTGTGCTCCTGCCATCGACTGCGGCGGCAACGCGGTCCACCAGCCGCCTGTCGGTGGCGCCATAGTTGGAGCCGCTCGATGCCGAGGCGTTATAGGGATCGGTGCCGGTTGCGGATGGTCGCGACCAGAAATAGCCGGGGTCGGTGAAATTCTGGCCGATGAGATTCGAGCCGATGACGTTTCCATCGCGTTCGATGCGGCTGCCATTGGCCTGGTAGGGAAAGAGCGACTGACCGATGCCGGTCATGGTCAGTGGATAGGCAACGCCGGTCAGCAGGGTGAAGGCCAGGGTCATGACGATGGCTGGGCGGATCTGGCTGAGCATGTCTGCCTCCTAGATGATGCCGATTGCGGTTATGGCCATGTCGACCGCCTTGATGCCGATAAACGGCGTGACCAGGCCGCCAAGCCCGTAGATCAACAGATTGCGCGAAAGCAGCGCGGCGGCACCCACCGGACGGTATTTCACGCCCCGCAGGGCAA
This region includes:
- a CDS encoding sensor histidine kinase; protein product: MDRLDDERRPDPAALLQLAARERRGKLTIFLGMAPGVGKTYAMLERANALAANGTDVVVGLAETHGRNETAVLAEGLETLPRVEGARPYGEFDLDAALLRRPQLLIVDELAHTNSPSARHPKRYQDIAELIDAGIDVWTALNIQHVESLSELVGHITGIPVRETVPDVVLKKADEVVLVDLPPAELIERLKAGKVYLPDNAERALDGFFKPATLTALRELSLRRAADRVDDQMVDFLRQGAIEGPWATGERLLVCVGYDDMSERLIRDASRLASGLNARWTVLSLSHPHRLAPHQEAIDRLEATLRQAERFGAEIRRETASDYVKAILRLARRGNFTQIVIGQNRKNAFWRRSLPDALLRQAGEIGVHVVSGQGARAPVRAVRRRTLPEWTLTLGLPVLAVSATTLLGLGLSAIIALQNLSMMYLAAVLLSAMLAGRFSALLASLLSFLAYNFFFIDPTGRLTIAQPEEVLSLAIFVAVALVSGQLAARLRLSMDRTSQRARQAQALLDFARKMSAAFGQDQVLDTMASHLHGALGRPAVVLASDDGGELTLMTAWPPDQNLNDAAMTAARWALEKREAAGFLTGTLPQVSYLFLPVQSGQRVLGVVGLGMRHEDGPVSDAEQRTINALLEQSAIALDRARLTQDSTRASVTRESAKVQSALLSSLSHDLRTPLASITGAVTSLRELGDRMPAAARADLLASIEEEAGRLNRFVTNLFEMTRIEAGIVRAKRDPLDVAMVIKAAVNRALRLHPHLQVDVSVADRMPLATGDQVMLEQVLFNLLDNARKYAGDAPVTIYARREGSDVSIAVTDQGKGIPEGDLERIFEKFYRRAEGDGRQAGTGLGLAIARGLVAAMGGTIKAESPALRRRGTRFIIRLPRAGEESA
- the kdpC gene encoding potassium-transporting ATPase subunit KdpC; its protein translation is MLSQIRPAIVMTLAFTLLTGVAYPLTMTGIGQSLFPYQANGSRIERDGNVIGSNLIGQNFTDPGYFWSRPSATGTDPYNASASSGSNYGATDRRLVDRVAAAVDGRSTVPADAVTTSGSGLDPHISPENARSQMDRIATARGVDRAAIARLVSDMTEAPALGIFGEYRVNVLALNLALDGLTQVAR